The Streptomyces seoulensis genome contains a region encoding:
- a CDS encoding FUSC family protein codes for MPLSRRSSPADTGGGRRWDTSGLAHVLFPRGVLALQRVDGALLFAVRAALAMALAGLPVVLAGRPDLAVYGMLGAFTTTFGRNLPYRRRARVLGWVALAMTACVGLGSALASVARPWSSVAGAAVVVAATALVAGVCKYVCDATGLGGLGAILLLFSFAVSANATTTPGEVLPRACLAAAGSLMAWALALLGRLVHPERPQRLAVAAALRQLAELLDTARGGVGRSRHRATAAVLQAYDSLGLAPPTTSKRPGEDNTCVRLTDLSWSLLIDSTRGTPVDPPELARLLRRQAGMLADRHQRYPQVLSDLAAYSSLPREPGRRFSPRAPVPDDPAARRAWVLVRGRPGGRKPASVLLVPALRMVLGTLVAGGAALALGLGHGYWAAISAAAVLHSVNVRTTVQRAVQRTLGTALGLMIALGVLAGHPEPVLLALVIVALEFLMEYMVVRNYGLGVVFLTPLALLLSDLADPESPEELIVDRGLGSLLGIAIGLVCALVVVHDRAAVRVERALAQCTEATERAERALAFRSRPPHPVIPVHLAVTVVELREADDAAAGELLSAGIDPAALAAAEQRAYLLLARLLHH; via the coding sequence ATGCCCCTTTCGCGCCGTTCCTCCCCCGCCGATACCGGCGGCGGACGCCGGTGGGACACCTCCGGTCTGGCGCATGTGCTCTTCCCGCGCGGGGTGCTGGCCCTCCAGCGGGTGGACGGGGCGTTGTTGTTCGCGGTGCGCGCGGCGCTGGCCATGGCGCTGGCGGGCCTGCCGGTCGTGCTGGCCGGACGGCCCGATCTCGCGGTGTACGGGATGCTCGGGGCGTTCACGACGACGTTCGGCCGGAATCTGCCCTACCGCCGCCGGGCGCGGGTGCTGGGGTGGGTCGCGCTCGCCATGACGGCGTGCGTGGGTCTCGGTTCGGCGCTGGCCTCGGTGGCGCGTCCGTGGTCGAGCGTGGCCGGCGCGGCGGTGGTGGTCGCGGCGACGGCGCTGGTGGCGGGCGTGTGCAAGTACGTGTGCGACGCGACCGGGCTCGGCGGGCTGGGCGCGATCCTGCTGCTGTTCTCCTTCGCGGTGTCCGCCAACGCCACCACCACGCCGGGCGAGGTGCTGCCGCGCGCCTGTCTGGCCGCGGCCGGGTCGCTGATGGCGTGGGCGCTGGCCCTGCTGGGCCGCCTGGTCCATCCCGAGCGGCCTCAGCGGCTGGCGGTGGCGGCCGCGCTGCGCCAGCTCGCCGAGCTGCTGGACACGGCGAGGGGCGGGGTGGGCCGGTCCCGGCACCGGGCGACGGCGGCGGTGCTCCAGGCGTACGACTCGCTCGGACTGGCGCCGCCGACCACCTCGAAGCGCCCCGGTGAGGACAACACCTGTGTGCGGTTGACCGACCTCTCCTGGTCACTGCTGATCGACTCCACCCGTGGCACCCCGGTCGACCCGCCGGAGCTGGCCCGGCTGCTGCGCAGGCAGGCGGGCATGCTGGCCGACCGGCACCAGCGGTATCCGCAGGTGCTGTCCGACCTGGCCGCGTACTCCTCCCTGCCCCGCGAGCCGGGCCGCCGCTTCTCGCCGCGCGCGCCGGTGCCGGACGATCCGGCGGCCCGGCGGGCCTGGGTGCTGGTGCGGGGGCGGCCCGGCGGGCGCAAGCCGGCGTCGGTGCTGCTGGTGCCGGCGCTGCGGATGGTGCTGGGCACGCTGGTGGCGGGCGGGGCGGCGCTGGCGCTCGGTCTGGGGCACGGCTACTGGGCCGCGATCTCGGCGGCGGCCGTGCTGCACTCGGTCAACGTCCGCACCACGGTCCAGCGGGCGGTCCAGCGCACCCTGGGCACGGCCCTCGGCCTGATGATCGCCCTCGGGGTGCTGGCCGGTCATCCGGAGCCCGTGCTGCTGGCGCTGGTGATCGTGGCGCTGGAGTTCCTGATGGAGTACATGGTCGTGCGCAACTACGGCCTGGGCGTCGTCTTCCTGACCCCGCTGGCGCTGCTGCTGAGCGATCTGGCCGACCCGGAGTCTCCCGAGGAGCTGATCGTGGACCGGGGCCTGGGGAGTCTGCTCGGTATCGCCATCGGGCTGGTGTGCGCGCTGGTGGTGGTGCACGACCGGGCGGCGGTGCGGGTGGAGCGGGCGCTCGCGCAGTGCACCGAGGCGACCGAGCGCGCCGAGCGGGCGCTGGCGTTCCGCTCCCGGCCGCCGCACCCGGTGATCCCGGTCCATCTCGCCGTCACCGTGGTGGAGTTGCGCGAGGCGGACGACGCGGCGGCGGGCGAACTGCTGTCGGCGGGCATCGACCCGGCGGCGCTCGCGGCGGCCGAACAGCGCGCCTATCTGCTGCTGGCCCGGCTCCTCCACCACTGA
- the moaA gene encoding GTP 3',8-cyclase MoaA: MRRGVAPQPLVDRFGRVHTDLRLSLTDRCNLRCTYCMPEEGLAWLPKDELLSDDEIVRLVGIATGRLGITEVRLTGGEPLVRRGLPGLIARISALDPAPDLSITTNGIGLARTAVALREAGLGRVNVSLDTLRPERFAAITRRDRLTDVLEGLRAARAAGLDPVKVNAVPVRGVNDDEIADLTAFAVDNGYRMRFIESMPLDAQGAWEREKMVTAAEILDRIGERFSLTPVPREDNAPAEEWRIDGTDSVVGVIASVTRPFCGNCDRVRLTADGQLRNCLFATKESDLRALLRAGADDDALEAAWRSCIAVKGPGHAINSADFRRPDRPMSAIGG; the protein is encoded by the coding sequence ATGCGTCGGGGCGTGGCCCCACAGCCGCTGGTGGACCGCTTCGGCCGTGTCCACACCGATCTGCGGCTGTCCCTGACCGACCGCTGCAATCTGCGCTGCACCTACTGCATGCCCGAGGAGGGCCTGGCCTGGCTGCCCAAGGACGAGCTGCTCAGCGACGACGAGATCGTCCGCCTGGTCGGCATCGCCACCGGGCGCCTGGGCATCACCGAGGTCCGACTGACCGGCGGTGAGCCCCTGGTGCGCCGGGGCCTGCCCGGTCTGATCGCCCGCATCTCCGCCCTGGACCCCGCGCCCGACCTGTCCATCACGACCAACGGCATCGGGCTCGCCCGTACCGCCGTCGCGCTGCGGGAGGCCGGGCTCGGCCGGGTCAACGTCAGCCTGGACACCCTGCGCCCGGAGCGCTTCGCCGCCATCACCCGCCGCGACCGGCTCACCGACGTGCTGGAGGGGCTGCGCGCGGCCCGCGCCGCCGGTCTGGACCCGGTCAAGGTCAACGCCGTGCCGGTGCGCGGGGTCAACGACGACGAGATCGCGGACCTGACCGCCTTCGCCGTGGACAACGGCTACCGGATGCGGTTCATCGAGTCGATGCCGCTGGACGCCCAGGGCGCCTGGGAGCGGGAGAAGATGGTCACCGCCGCCGAGATCCTGGACCGGATCGGCGAGCGTTTCTCCCTGACCCCCGTGCCGCGTGAGGACAACGCACCGGCCGAGGAGTGGCGGATCGACGGCACCGACTCGGTCGTCGGTGTCATCGCCAGCGTCACCCGCCCGTTCTGCGGCAACTGCGACCGGGTGCGGCTCACCGCCGACGGACAGTTGCGCAACTGTCTGTTCGCCACCAAGGAGTCCGACCTGCGCGCCCTGCTCCGCGCGGGCGCCGACGACGACGCGCTGGAGGCCGCGTGGCGCTCCTGCATCGCCGTCAAGGGCCCGGGCCACGCCATCAACAGCGCGGACTTCCGCCGTCCCGACCGGCCCATGTCGGCCATCGGCGGCTGA
- a CDS encoding molybdopterin molybdotransferase MoeA, translating into MTGLPAHHPSWQRARSLARAAAGNPLPGVPRTLEDALGHALAEPLTALTDLPPFATSAMDGWAVSGPGPWQLGGRGVLAGQQPEPLAPGTAVPIATGAPLPPGASAVLRREHGEVERSTSLLHLAAPTAGPLPEGHDVRPRGQECRSGEPLLPAGTSVTPSVLGLAAASGYDRLVVHRRPSVELFVLGDELLDSGVPRGGRVRDALGPLLPSWLRGLGAEVIGRHRVADRLEELREAVAHSPADVVITTGSTAAGPVDFLHETLRLLDARMVVDSVSVRPGHPMLLAELPAAEDGRVRRLVGLPGNPLAAVAGTATLATPLLRALGGHADPEPHSAVTAEALPGHPRDTRLLPVRRAGTGVAPLPYDGPAMLRGLALADALAVVPPGGAAAGEAVELLPLPTG; encoded by the coding sequence ATGACCGGCCTCCCGGCACACCACCCCTCCTGGCAGCGGGCCCGGTCCCTGGCGCGCGCCGCCGCCGGGAACCCGCTGCCCGGTGTGCCGCGCACCCTTGAGGACGCGCTCGGCCACGCGCTGGCCGAGCCGCTGACCGCGCTCACCGATCTGCCGCCGTTCGCCACCTCCGCCATGGACGGCTGGGCCGTGTCCGGTCCGGGCCCCTGGCAGTTGGGCGGGCGGGGCGTGCTCGCGGGTCAGCAGCCGGAGCCGCTCGCGCCCGGCACCGCAGTACCGATCGCCACCGGCGCGCCGCTGCCGCCGGGTGCGAGCGCCGTACTGCGCCGCGAGCACGGCGAGGTGGAGCGGTCCACGAGCCTGCTCCACCTCGCCGCCCCCACCGCCGGGCCGCTCCCCGAGGGCCACGACGTGCGCCCGCGCGGGCAGGAGTGCCGCAGCGGTGAGCCGCTGCTCCCCGCCGGTACCAGCGTCACGCCCTCGGTCCTTGGGCTGGCTGCCGCGAGCGGCTACGACCGGCTGGTGGTGCACCGCCGTCCCAGCGTCGAGCTGTTCGTCCTCGGCGACGAGCTGCTGGACAGCGGGGTGCCGCGTGGCGGCCGGGTCCGCGACGCGCTGGGCCCGCTGCTGCCGTCCTGGCTGCGCGGTCTGGGCGCGGAGGTGATCGGCCGGCATCGCGTCGCCGACCGCCTCGAGGAGCTGCGGGAGGCCGTGGCCCACTCCCCCGCCGACGTGGTGATCACCACCGGCAGCACGGCGGCCGGACCCGTGGACTTCCTGCACGAGACGCTGCGGCTGCTGGACGCCCGCATGGTCGTCGACTCCGTCTCGGTACGGCCGGGGCACCCGATGCTGCTGGCCGAGCTGCCCGCCGCGGAGGACGGCCGCGTCCGCCGCCTGGTCGGGCTGCCGGGCAACCCGCTGGCCGCCGTGGCCGGTACGGCCACCCTGGCCACCCCCCTGCTGCGCGCGCTCGGCGGCCACGCCGACCCGGAGCCGCACAGTGCCGTGACCGCCGAGGCGCTGCCCGGCCATCCGCGCGACACCCGGCTGCTGCCGGTGCGCCGCGCGGGCACCGGGGTGGCGCCGCTGCCGTACGACGGCCCGGCGATGCTGCGCGGACTTGCTCTCGCCGACGCGCTGGCCGTGGTCCCGCCCGGCGGCGCGGCGGCGGGAGAGGCAGTGGAGCTGCTGCCGCTGCCCACCGGCTGA
- a CDS encoding MoaD/ThiS family protein: METMTAPAGTIRYWAAAKGAAGTAEESYRAGTLAQALEQARSRHADRPRFAQVLKVCSFLVDGDPVGVRDHASVTLRDGATVEVLPPFAGG, translated from the coding sequence ATGGAGACGATGACGGCACCCGCGGGCACCATCCGCTACTGGGCGGCGGCCAAGGGGGCGGCAGGCACGGCGGAGGAGTCCTACCGGGCGGGGACCCTCGCCCAGGCACTGGAGCAGGCGCGGTCCCGCCACGCCGACCGGCCGCGCTTCGCGCAGGTGCTGAAGGTCTGCTCCTTCCTGGTCGACGGCGACCCCGTCGGCGTCCGCGACCACGCCTCGGTCACGCTGCGGGACGGTGCCACGGTCGAGGTGCTCCCGCCCTTCGCCGGCGGCTGA
- a CDS encoding DUF6457 domain-containing protein translates to MRIEEVNRMHEWIAAAKAELGIDLDVDIAELLDMTKVVAHEVARPAAPITSFLVGYAAALQAGGAGTVSEANRKVTELAEQWAAERENGAAAL, encoded by the coding sequence GTGAGGATCGAAGAAGTGAACCGGATGCACGAATGGATCGCGGCGGCCAAGGCCGAGCTGGGCATCGACCTCGATGTCGACATCGCCGAGCTGCTGGACATGACCAAGGTGGTCGCGCACGAGGTGGCCCGCCCGGCCGCCCCGATCACCTCCTTCCTGGTCGGCTACGCCGCCGCGCTCCAGGCCGGCGGCGCCGGCACGGTGTCGGAGGCGAACCGCAAGGTGACCGAGCTGGCCGAGCAGTGGGCCGCCGAGCGTGAGAACGGCGCGGCGGCGCTATGA
- a CDS encoding molybdenum cofactor biosynthesis protein MoaE, with amino-acid sequence MSLHTSPNLLPSPVRLLGLRETPLSLDEVYAAVGDDAAGGTALFVGTVRDHDGGKSVSSLEYSAHPTAEQELRRVAEEIAAEFPVRALAAVHRTGLLAIGDVAVITAVSCPHRAEAFAACRKLIDTLKHEVPVWKRQIFADGATEWVGAC; translated from the coding sequence ATGTCGCTGCACACCTCCCCGAACCTGCTCCCCTCCCCCGTCCGCCTGCTCGGCCTGCGCGAAACCCCGCTCTCCCTCGACGAGGTGTACGCGGCGGTCGGTGACGACGCCGCCGGCGGCACCGCGCTGTTCGTCGGCACGGTCCGCGACCACGACGGCGGCAAGTCCGTCTCGTCCCTCGAGTACAGCGCGCACCCCACCGCCGAGCAGGAGCTGCGCCGGGTGGCCGAGGAGATCGCGGCCGAGTTCCCGGTGCGCGCGCTCGCGGCCGTGCACCGGACGGGCCTGCTCGCGATCGGGGACGTCGCGGTGATCACCGCGGTCTCCTGCCCGCATCGCGCCGAGGCGTTCGCGGCGTGCCGCAAGCTGATCGACACCCTCAAGCACGAGGTGCCGGTCTGGAAGCGGCAGATCTTCGCGGACGGCGCCACGGAGTGGGTCGGCGCCTGCTGA
- a CDS encoding cytochrome ubiquinol oxidase subunit I, with protein sequence MDLALAPDTIARWQFGMTTVYHYLFVPLTISLVAITAGLETAYVRTGKTKYFHATKFWGKLFLINIAMGVVTGLVQEFQFGMNWSAYSRFVGDVFGAPLALEALLAFFFESTFIGLWIFGWDKLPKKIHCACIWMVSIGTILSTYFILAANSFMQNPVGFSLDKAHGKAHLTDIGAVLFQKLNLVVVAHTLTAAFLTGAAFVMGISAIHLYRAARRQRRGRPNDLKQVAAMRTSLRLGLVLAVVFGLGTAISGDKLGEVMFEQQPMKMAAAEALWDKEAPAPFSAFSVPDVEHQRNSVDIQVPGLLSFLAHKDFHSAVPGINDTAKAEAAAYGGSPAEYIPNVPMTYWGFRAMILFGMTSFSLGAAGLWLTRRKFWVAPEHRTGSFDVPRLMLTRNRELGPVMSGLAWRAGIFTLAFPVIANSFGWIFTAMGRQPWAVTGLLRTVDAVSPNVSLTEQLITLIGFSLLYIALAVVELKLLVKYAGGGPVTSERPPLRDIKLGGASTLEGAPGDAEKPLAFAY encoded by the coding sequence GTGGACCTGGCATTGGCCCCGGACACCATCGCGCGATGGCAGTTCGGGATGACCACCGTCTACCACTACCTGTTCGTGCCCCTCACCATCAGCCTGGTGGCGATCACGGCGGGACTGGAGACGGCGTACGTACGCACGGGTAAGACGAAGTACTTCCACGCCACCAAGTTCTGGGGCAAGCTCTTCCTGATCAACATCGCCATGGGTGTCGTCACCGGGCTGGTGCAGGAGTTCCAGTTCGGCATGAACTGGTCCGCCTACTCCCGCTTCGTGGGCGACGTCTTCGGCGCACCGCTCGCGCTGGAGGCCCTGCTGGCCTTCTTCTTCGAGTCCACCTTCATCGGACTGTGGATCTTCGGCTGGGACAAGCTGCCCAAGAAGATCCACTGCGCGTGCATCTGGATGGTCTCGATCGGCACGATCCTGTCGACGTACTTCATCCTCGCCGCCAACTCCTTCATGCAGAACCCGGTGGGCTTCAGCCTGGACAAGGCGCACGGCAAGGCGCATCTGACCGACATCGGCGCGGTGCTCTTCCAGAAGCTCAACCTGGTGGTGGTCGCCCACACGCTGACCGCCGCGTTCCTGACCGGCGCCGCCTTCGTCATGGGCATCTCCGCCATCCACCTGTACCGCGCCGCCCGGCGTCAGCGTCGCGGCCGGCCCAACGACCTCAAGCAGGTCGCGGCCATGCGCACCTCGCTGCGCCTCGGTCTGGTGCTGGCCGTCGTCTTCGGTCTGGGCACCGCGATCAGCGGTGACAAGCTCGGCGAGGTGATGTTCGAGCAGCAGCCGATGAAGATGGCCGCCGCCGAGGCGCTGTGGGACAAGGAGGCACCCGCCCCCTTCTCCGCGTTCTCCGTCCCGGACGTCGAACACCAGCGCAACAGCGTCGACATCCAGGTCCCCGGCCTGCTCTCGTTCCTGGCGCACAAGGACTTCCACTCGGCGGTCCCCGGCATCAACGACACGGCCAAGGCCGAGGCGGCCGCGTACGGCGGCTCCCCCGCCGAGTACATCCCGAACGTCCCCATGACGTACTGGGGCTTCCGGGCGATGATCCTGTTCGGCATGACCTCCTTCAGCCTGGGCGCGGCCGGACTCTGGCTGACGCGGCGGAAGTTCTGGGTCGCCCCCGAGCACCGCACCGGCTCCTTCGACGTGCCCCGCCTGATGCTCACCAGGAACCGCGAGCTCGGTCCGGTGATGAGCGGGCTGGCCTGGCGGGCCGGCATCTTCACCCTCGCCTTCCCGGTGATCGCCAACTCCTTCGGCTGGATCTTCACCGCGATGGGCCGTCAGCCCTGGGCCGTCACCGGCCTGCTGCGCACCGTCGACGCGGTCTCCCCGAACGTCTCGCTCACCGAGCAGCTCATCACGCTGATCGGCTTCAGCCTGCTCTACATCGCGCTCGCCGTGGTCGAACTCAAGCTGCTGGTGAAGTACGCGGGCGGCGGGCCGGTCACCTCCGAGCGGCCACCGCTACGGGACATCAAGCTCGGCGGCGCGTCGACGCTCGAAGGCGCCCCCGGGGACGCCGAAAAGCCGCTCGCCTTCGCCTACTGA
- a CDS encoding DUF1345 domain-containing protein, producing the protein MSTWLPVSAVPRLGGSLVVGAIVGLAVGLTGHPAPLAILSGIAAVGTVFVVAGWIVMWPMDADATHANARREDFRPALDELVVVGVSLCGLGGIVLMLVAHRSNTDTGAAAAIALLGVLMAWAALHLMYTTRYAYLYYGPAHGGIDFNSDLAPAYPDFFYFSYNLGMTYQVSDTSVSSPLIRAVALRHCLLSYLFGISVLATTINLVAGVVTG; encoded by the coding sequence ATGAGCACGTGGCTACCGGTTTCCGCGGTTCCCAGGCTCGGCGGCTCTCTCGTCGTCGGAGCGATCGTCGGCCTTGCCGTCGGCCTGACCGGCCATCCGGCACCGCTCGCCATCCTGTCCGGCATCGCCGCCGTGGGCACCGTCTTCGTGGTCGCCGGCTGGATCGTGATGTGGCCCATGGACGCCGACGCCACCCACGCCAACGCCCGCCGTGAGGACTTCCGGCCGGCGCTGGACGAACTCGTGGTCGTCGGCGTCTCGCTGTGCGGGCTCGGCGGCATCGTGCTGATGCTGGTCGCTCACCGCTCCAACACCGACACCGGCGCCGCCGCGGCCATCGCGCTGCTCGGCGTCCTCATGGCCTGGGCCGCGCTGCACCTGATGTACACGACCCGCTACGCCTACCTGTACTACGGCCCGGCGCACGGCGGCATCGACTTCAACTCCGATCTGGCGCCCGCCTACCCGGACTTCTTCTACTTCAGCTACAACCTCGGCATGACCTACCAGGTCTCCGACACCAGCGTGTCCAGCCCGCTGATCCGCGCGGTGGCGCTCCGGCACTGTCTGCTGTCTTACCTCTTCGGCATCAGCGTGCTGGCCACCACCATCAACCTGGTCGCGGGCGTCGTCACCGGCTGA
- the cydB gene encoding cytochrome d ubiquinol oxidase subunit II, whose product MHLHDLWFFVIALLWVGYFFLEGFDFGVGILTRVLARGETERRVLLNTIGPVWDGNEVWLVTAAGATFAAFPDWYATMFSGFYLPMFVILICLILRGVAFEYRHKRDGERWKRNWEAIVFVTSLVLAFLWGVLFAAMVHGLPIGADHEYHGGLSELVQPYSLLGGVTTTVLFTFHGAVFASLKTVGSIRHRARHLAQNAGVLTVLLLLAFLTWTQVETGNVRSLVAEAVAVLAVLVSLGFNFGAREGRAFIASGLSVVASTAMLFLALFPEVMPSSLNPDWSLTATNAAAGSYTLGIITWVAGFATPLVLLYQGWTYWVFRKRIGVQHIPVSAHAHAPVHRVAP is encoded by the coding sequence GTGCATCTCCATGACCTCTGGTTCTTCGTCATAGCCCTGCTGTGGGTCGGGTACTTCTTCCTCGAGGGCTTCGACTTCGGCGTAGGCATCCTGACCCGCGTGCTCGCCCGCGGGGAGACCGAGCGCCGTGTCCTGCTCAACACCATCGGCCCCGTCTGGGACGGCAACGAGGTGTGGCTGGTCACCGCGGCCGGCGCCACCTTCGCCGCCTTCCCCGACTGGTACGCCACGATGTTCAGCGGCTTCTACCTGCCGATGTTCGTCATCCTGATCTGCCTGATCCTGCGTGGCGTGGCCTTCGAGTACCGGCACAAGCGCGACGGTGAGCGCTGGAAGCGCAACTGGGAGGCGATCGTCTTCGTCACCTCGCTGGTGCTGGCCTTCCTGTGGGGCGTGCTGTTCGCCGCCATGGTCCACGGCCTGCCGATCGGCGCCGACCACGAGTACCACGGCGGCCTGTCCGAGCTGGTCCAGCCGTACTCGCTGCTGGGCGGTGTGACCACGACCGTGCTCTTCACCTTCCACGGCGCGGTGTTCGCCTCGCTGAAGACGGTGGGCAGCATCCGGCACCGGGCGCGGCATCTGGCCCAGAACGCCGGTGTGCTGACCGTCCTGCTGCTGCTCGCCTTCCTGACCTGGACCCAGGTCGAGACCGGCAACGTGCGCAGCCTGGTCGCCGAGGCGGTCGCCGTCCTCGCGGTGCTGGTGTCGCTCGGCTTCAACTTCGGCGCCCGCGAGGGCCGGGCGTTCATCGCCTCCGGGCTGAGCGTGGTGGCGTCCACCGCGATGCTCTTCCTCGCCCTGTTCCCCGAGGTCATGCCGTCCAGCCTGAACCCGGACTGGAGCCTGACCGCGACCAACGCGGCCGCCGGCTCGTACACGCTGGGGATCATCACCTGGGTCGCCGGGTTCGCCACCCCGCTGGTGCTGCTCTACCAGGGCTGGACCTACTGGGTGTTCCGCAAGCGGATCGGCGTCCAGCACATCCCCGTCAGCGCGCACGCCCACGCACCGGTCCACCGCGTCGCGCCGTGA
- a CDS encoding FdhF/YdeP family oxidoreductase: MSSSIEDPIDELTVTPPKTWATGVPAVTHALEYSLSQTSPRRTMLTLLNINQIDGIDCPGCAWPEDKKRHFNEYCENGAKHINDEATSRRVTRDFFKQYSIAELDSKSDYWLNQQGRLTEPMVKWPGATHYEPISWEKAFEVLAKELKQLTSPDEAMFYVSGRLNNEAAFLLQLFSRAFGTNNLPDCSNMCHESTGWGLGAALGIGKGSVSLDDIHNSDLIFLVGQNPGTNHPRMLAALEETKRNGGEVVAVNTLPEAGLMRFKHPQKARGVIGNGTQIADQFAHIRAGGDMALFQGLNKLLLDAEDAAPGTVLDHKWIQKNSRGFLEFTESVRKISWDDILLATGMTMDEIKEIHERVMKSKSAIVCWAMGVTQQKHGVATIREIVNFLMLRGNLGKPGAGVCPVRGHSNVQGDRTMGVWEQMSDAFLDALGSEFGFEPPRHHGYDAVQGIRAMHEGKAKVFLGVAGNFVRATPDSEYTEQAMRNCSLTAHISTKLNRSHTVCGDTALILPTLGRSDRDMQNGVEQWITVEDSMSDVHRSHGKLPPASKHLLSEVAIISRLALATIGDKYGIPWKSFEADNDKVRDRISRVVPGFENFNERIRQPGGFNLPSPVNSDTFPTPSGKAEFWASQFEMPHVPAGHLLLQTFRSHDQWNTIWYAPNDRYRGIHNARRVVMVNPADLEQFGFRDGDMVDLVSVWTDKERRAESFKVVAYPTSPGSAAAYYPETNVLVPLDSVADISNCPTSKGVLIRLEPSRIPAPGLAG, encoded by the coding sequence ATGAGCAGCAGCATCGAGGACCCGATCGACGAACTGACGGTCACGCCTCCCAAGACGTGGGCGACGGGTGTCCCGGCCGTGACGCACGCTCTGGAGTACTCCCTGAGCCAGACGTCCCCCCGGCGCACCATGCTCACGCTGCTGAACATCAATCAGATCGACGGCATCGACTGCCCCGGCTGCGCGTGGCCCGAGGACAAGAAGCGGCACTTCAACGAGTACTGCGAGAACGGCGCCAAGCACATCAACGACGAGGCCACCTCGCGCCGCGTCACCCGTGACTTCTTCAAGCAGTACTCGATCGCCGAGCTGGACTCGAAGTCCGACTACTGGCTGAACCAGCAGGGCCGGCTGACGGAGCCCATGGTGAAGTGGCCCGGCGCCACCCACTACGAGCCCATCAGCTGGGAGAAGGCTTTCGAGGTCCTCGCCAAGGAACTCAAGCAGCTCACCTCCCCCGACGAGGCGATGTTCTACGTCTCGGGCCGCCTGAACAACGAGGCCGCCTTCCTCCTCCAGCTCTTCTCCCGCGCGTTCGGCACCAACAACCTGCCGGACTGCTCCAACATGTGCCACGAGTCCACCGGCTGGGGCCTGGGCGCCGCGCTGGGCATCGGCAAGGGCAGCGTCTCGCTGGACGACATCCACAACTCCGACCTGATCTTCCTGGTCGGCCAGAATCCCGGCACCAACCACCCGCGCATGCTGGCCGCGCTGGAGGAGACCAAGCGCAACGGCGGCGAGGTCGTCGCGGTCAACACCCTCCCCGAGGCCGGTCTGATGCGGTTCAAGCACCCGCAGAAGGCGCGCGGTGTGATCGGCAACGGCACGCAGATCGCCGACCAGTTCGCGCACATCCGCGCCGGCGGCGACATGGCCCTCTTCCAGGGCCTCAACAAGCTGCTGCTCGACGCCGAGGACGCCGCGCCGGGCACCGTGCTCGACCACAAGTGGATCCAGAAGAACTCCCGCGGTTTCCTGGAGTTCACCGAGAGCGTCCGCAAGATCTCCTGGGACGACATCCTTCTCGCCACGGGCATGACCATGGACGAGATCAAGGAGATCCACGAGCGGGTCATGAAGAGCAAGAGCGCCATCGTCTGCTGGGCGATGGGCGTGACCCAGCAGAAGCACGGTGTCGCCACCATCCGCGAGATCGTCAACTTCCTGATGCTGCGCGGCAACCTGGGCAAGCCCGGCGCCGGCGTCTGCCCCGTCCGCGGCCACTCCAACGTGCAGGGCGACCGCACGATGGGCGTCTGGGAGCAGATGTCCGACGCGTTCCTGGACGCGCTCGGCAGCGAGTTCGGCTTCGAGCCGCCGCGCCACCACGGCTACGACGCCGTGCAGGGCATCCGGGCGATGCACGAGGGCAAGGCCAAGGTCTTCCTCGGCGTGGCCGGCAACTTCGTCCGGGCCACCCCGGACAGCGAGTACACCGAGCAGGCCATGCGCAACTGCAGCCTGACCGCGCACATCTCGACCAAGCTCAACCGCTCCCACACCGTCTGCGGCGACACCGCGCTGATCCTGCCCACCCTGGGCCGCAGCGACCGTGACATGCAGAACGGCGTCGAGCAGTGGATCACCGTCGAGGACTCGATGAGCGACGTCCACCGCTCGCACGGCAAGCTGCCCCCGGCCTCCAAGCACCTCCTCAGCGAGGTCGCCATCATCAGCCGCCTGGCGCTCGCCACCATCGGTGACAAGTACGGCATCCCGTGGAAGTCCTTCGAGGCCGACAACGACAAGGTCCGTGACCGGATCTCCCGTGTCGTGCCGGGCTTCGAGAACTTCAACGAGCGCATCCGCCAGCCCGGAGGCTTCAACCTGCCGAGCCCGGTGAACAGCGACACGTTCCCGACCCCCAGCGGCAAGGCCGAGTTCTGGGCCAGCCAGTTCGAGATGCCGCACGTGCCCGCGGGCCACCTGCTGCTCCAGACGTTCCGCTCGCACGACCAGTGGAACACCATCTGGTACGCGCCCAACGACCGCTACCGGGGTATCCACAACGCCCGCCGCGTCGTCATGGTCAACCCCGCCGACCTGGAGCAGTTCGGCTTCCGGGACGGCGACATGGTCGACCTGGTCAGCGTGTGGACCGACAAGGAGCGCCGCGCCGAGAGCTTCAAGGTCGTCGCCTACCCGACGAGCCCCGGCTCCGCCGCCGCGTACTACCCGGAGACCAACGTGCTGGTCCCGCTGGACAGCGTCGCCGACATCAGCAACTGCCCGACCTCCAAGGGCGTGCTGATCCGGCTGGAGCCGTCCCGCATCCCGGCCCCCGGCCTCGCCGGCTGA